The Streptomyces sp. NBC_01775 genome includes a region encoding these proteins:
- a CDS encoding GNAT family N-acetyltransferase, which yields MADDPFAKKTVQKAPRQHHWRRELVELAALFTAVTVADTVAKTVVNAPDGPVTLVVCAVALAATAGWHTWWARRHTPASAAPAAPDPGVADSTEPAPDVQGPVGEPVVPGGTALWRMRTTVREEPGSLAQLCAALAAGRIDILALQTHPLGESTVDEFLLRAPAALDPRALARLAAGAGGSDTWTERADAHDLVDAPARVLGLATRTALDPAELPLALRQLLGRCTIRSVPGQAPPEGILEGTVVRLPDPSGGEIVVERHHLPFTPTEFARARALVELDTRLGHRTPPGRDALTLPEGQSITIRRADARDLEAALAMHGRCSKQTLTQRYHGPVKDADRYLRHLLSPRFGRTLAVETASGKLVALGHLLWDGDETEAALLVEDAWQRRGIGGELLRRLTGLAREARCESVYAITQASNTGMVAAMRGLGMPLDYQVEEGTLVVTASLVSAEVGAGATAGRGGADAAPS from the coding sequence ATGGCTGATGACCCCTTCGCCAAGAAGACCGTCCAGAAGGCGCCGCGACAGCACCACTGGCGCCGCGAGCTGGTCGAACTCGCGGCGCTCTTCACCGCCGTCACCGTCGCGGACACCGTGGCGAAGACCGTGGTGAACGCACCGGACGGCCCCGTCACGCTCGTGGTCTGTGCGGTGGCACTGGCGGCCACGGCCGGATGGCACACCTGGTGGGCACGCCGGCACACTCCCGCGTCGGCGGCCCCGGCCGCACCGGACCCCGGCGTAGCGGACAGCACGGAACCCGCCCCCGACGTTCAGGGGCCCGTCGGCGAGCCCGTCGTCCCGGGCGGGACCGCGCTGTGGCGCATGCGGACGACGGTGCGGGAGGAACCGGGCTCTCTCGCGCAGCTGTGCGCGGCACTCGCGGCCGGGCGGATCGACATTCTCGCTCTCCAGACACATCCGCTGGGCGAGTCGACCGTGGATGAGTTCCTGCTGCGCGCCCCTGCGGCGCTGGACCCGCGGGCCCTCGCACGGCTGGCGGCCGGGGCGGGCGGGAGCGACACCTGGACGGAGCGGGCCGACGCGCACGACCTGGTCGACGCCCCGGCCCGGGTGCTGGGCCTGGCCACCCGTACGGCGCTCGATCCCGCGGAACTACCCTTGGCGCTGCGCCAGTTGCTGGGACGCTGCACCATCCGTTCCGTGCCCGGACAGGCGCCCCCGGAAGGCATCCTGGAGGGGACCGTCGTACGGCTGCCCGATCCCTCCGGAGGAGAAATCGTCGTGGAGCGGCACCACCTTCCCTTCACTCCGACCGAGTTCGCCCGCGCCCGCGCGCTGGTGGAGCTGGACACGCGGCTGGGCCACCGCACCCCGCCCGGCAGGGACGCGCTGACGCTGCCCGAGGGGCAGTCGATCACCATCAGGCGGGCGGACGCACGGGACCTGGAGGCGGCGCTGGCCATGCACGGGCGCTGCTCGAAGCAGACCCTCACCCAGCGCTACCACGGCCCGGTCAAGGACGCGGACAGGTATCTGCGCCACCTGCTCTCCCCGCGCTTCGGCCGCACCCTCGCCGTCGAGACGGCCTCCGGCAAGCTCGTCGCGCTCGGCCATCTGCTGTGGGACGGCGACGAGACGGAGGCGGCGTTGCTGGTCGAGGACGCGTGGCAGCGGCGCGGCATCGGCGGCGAGCTGCTGCGGCGGCTGACCGGGCTGGCCCGCGAGGCGCGCTGCGAGAGCGTGTACGCGATCACCCAGGCGTCCAACACCGGCATGGTCGCCGCGATGCGCGGCCTCGGGATGCCGCTGGACTACCAGGTCGAGGAGGGCACGCTGGTGGTGACGGCCTCGCTGGTGTCCGCCGAGGTGGGTGCGGGGGCGACGGCGGGACGGGGCGGGGCTGACGCGGCGCCGAGCTGA
- a CDS encoding DUF1990 family protein codes for MGGTAHGGLPPGWPGLRVRTRLGGGEVVFRAACDALMEWRMHRTMGVRVTADAPRAAPGVTVTVGLGVGALRVHGLCRVVWAAEEERRAGWAYGTLPGHPVRGEEAFVVERREDGSVWLTVSAYSRPHTRWTRALLPLVRVFQRAYAHRCGQVLRRLCRGGVPRGPEA; via the coding sequence GTGGGCGGGACCGCGCACGGGGGGCTCCCGCCGGGCTGGCCGGGGCTGCGGGTGCGTACCCGGCTGGGCGGCGGCGAGGTCGTCTTCCGTGCGGCGTGCGACGCGCTGATGGAGTGGCGGATGCACCGCACCATGGGGGTACGCGTCACTGCGGACGCACCCCGCGCGGCGCCGGGGGTGACGGTGACGGTCGGTCTGGGCGTAGGAGCGCTGCGGGTCCATGGGCTGTGCCGGGTGGTGTGGGCCGCCGAGGAGGAGCGCCGGGCGGGGTGGGCGTACGGCACTCTGCCGGGACACCCGGTACGCGGCGAGGAGGCGTTCGTGGTGGAGCGCCGCGAGGACGGCTCGGTGTGGCTGACGGTCTCCGCCTACAGCAGGCCGCACACCCGGTGGACCCGCGCCCTCCTTCCCCTCGTCCGGGTCTTCCAGCGGGCGTACGCGCACCGCTGCGGCCAGGTGCTGCGGCGGCTGTGCCGAGGCGGTGTGCCCCGAGGGCCGGAAGCCTGA
- a CDS encoding DUF1737 domain-containing protein — MSTPPDGLPVYRVLTGPDDATFCRRVSEAIGLGYELHEGPAVTFNGERVIVAQALVWQGRS; from the coding sequence ATGAGCACACCACCAGACGGATTGCCCGTCTACCGAGTCTTGACCGGACCGGACGACGCCACGTTCTGCCGACGTGTGAGCGAAGCGATTGGCCTTGGCTACGAACTGCACGAAGGCCCCGCGGTCACGTTCAACGGTGAGCGTGTCATCGTCGCCCAGGCGCTGGTCTGGCAGGGACGGTCCTAG
- a CDS encoding MBL fold metallo-hydrolase, with protein MEGQVLVSSSERVASVTGLQLPICGTCGVQYGAPRADCPICLDERQYVGWDGQQWTTLAELRAGGRRGRLDEEGPGVIGVGAVPSVAVGQRALLIRSPSGNVLWDCVGYLDDDLAAEVEELGGISAIAVSHPHFYGVMTEWGRAFEAPVYVHAADRDWVGRPDPVIEYWTGDTHQIAPGMTLINAGTHFAGGTVPPHRDPAHHRVMLGRTGQARRLPATSSCASPRPGPPGPTRSVQRHRAAGPDAGPDRRPLRVHPGSSAGIRP; from the coding sequence ATGGAGGGGCAGGTTCTTGTGTCGTCTTCTGAGCGGGTCGCGTCGGTCACGGGGTTGCAGCTTCCGATCTGCGGTACCTGCGGCGTGCAGTACGGGGCACCGCGGGCTGATTGCCCGATCTGCCTGGACGAGCGGCAGTACGTCGGCTGGGACGGCCAACAGTGGACGACGCTGGCCGAGTTGCGCGCCGGTGGCCGTCGCGGTCGGCTCGATGAGGAGGGACCCGGTGTGATCGGGGTCGGTGCGGTGCCGTCGGTGGCCGTCGGTCAGCGCGCGCTGCTGATCCGCTCACCTTCCGGCAACGTGCTGTGGGACTGTGTGGGCTACCTCGATGACGACCTTGCCGCCGAAGTCGAGGAGCTGGGTGGGATCAGCGCGATCGCCGTCAGCCATCCACACTTCTACGGCGTGATGACCGAGTGGGGTCGGGCCTTCGAGGCTCCGGTGTATGTCCATGCTGCGGACCGTGACTGGGTCGGGCGGCCCGATCCGGTGATCGAGTACTGGACGGGCGACACCCATCAGATCGCGCCTGGCATGACGCTGATCAATGCGGGCACGCACTTCGCCGGAGGCACCGTACCGCCCCATCGGGATCCGGCCCACCACAGGGTCATGCTGGGCCGAACAGGGCAAGCCCGACGGCTTCCGGCAACGTCGAGCTGTGCTTCACCCCGACCTGGGCCTCCTGGGCCAACCCGATCTGTTCAGCGGCACCGTGCGGCCGGGCCGGATGCAGGACCAGACCGCCGCCCGCTCCGAGTGCATCCGGGCAGTTCCGCCGGTATCCGCCCGTGA
- a CDS encoding MFS transporter encodes MSVLPVTIYLPALPDIANEFGASFTLVNLSVAGYAIATALTEAISGVLSDRYGRRPVALTSVSVFIIASIGCALAPNIELFLVCRTFQAAIAACFSVAMVVIKETSSGRDAVKEIGFAGMGWALAPMFGPTLGGTLNELFGWRTIFVLLALLGGAVLLASRRQLRETSQPSRASKGNPLTSFRRLLGSSRFWAYTLCMVCSTGTLYVFLGGAPLVMSSHLGGSSVVLGLYMALVPGGFVIGSCLTGICASRVFRSHILVHARIATCGGLAAGLVFAMLHDIPPLLFFVSCVFIGIGNGLTSPVVNMGVMSEHGDLAGTATGLSAALSIGGGALISSAAGPSLSATSSIRILLALLLTSASLALLAALFAALVDRQPHARTAAGGSREVRAREEDRG; translated from the coding sequence ATGTCGGTGCTTCCCGTGACCATCTATCTTCCAGCACTTCCTGACATCGCGAATGAGTTCGGCGCCAGTTTTACCCTGGTCAATCTTTCGGTTGCGGGATATGCGATCGCTACCGCTCTGACCGAAGCCATCTCCGGTGTTCTTTCAGATCGTTACGGACGCCGCCCCGTCGCGCTGACATCTGTTTCGGTCTTCATTATTGCGTCCATCGGCTGCGCGCTGGCGCCCAACATCGAGTTGTTCCTCGTTTGTCGGACCTTCCAGGCGGCGATCGCCGCGTGTTTTTCAGTTGCGATGGTCGTCATCAAAGAAACATCGAGCGGGCGCGATGCGGTAAAGGAGATCGGCTTCGCGGGCATGGGCTGGGCGCTTGCCCCTATGTTCGGCCCCACATTGGGTGGAACCCTGAACGAACTGTTCGGATGGCGTACGATTTTCGTCCTTCTCGCTCTCCTCGGCGGAGCGGTCCTTTTGGCGTCGAGGCGACAACTTCGGGAGACTTCGCAACCCTCGAGGGCCTCGAAAGGGAACCCGCTCACCTCGTTCCGGCGTTTGCTGGGTTCGTCCCGGTTCTGGGCCTACACTCTCTGCATGGTCTGCTCGACCGGGACGCTTTATGTTTTCCTGGGCGGAGCGCCCCTGGTCATGAGTAGTCACCTCGGCGGATCAAGTGTCGTGTTGGGGCTTTACATGGCCTTGGTCCCGGGTGGGTTCGTCATAGGCAGCTGTCTGACAGGAATCTGTGCTTCCCGCGTCTTCCGGAGCCACATTCTTGTCCATGCCCGCATCGCGACGTGTGGCGGGCTTGCCGCCGGCTTGGTCTTCGCGATGCTGCACGACATTCCCCCACTCCTGTTCTTCGTTTCATGCGTGTTCATCGGAATAGGAAACGGCTTGACCTCGCCGGTAGTCAATATGGGAGTGATGTCCGAACACGGCGATCTCGCAGGAACCGCAACAGGTCTGTCCGCTGCCCTGTCCATCGGAGGAGGCGCGCTGATCTCCTCGGCCGCAGGCCCCTCTCTCAGCGCCACGAGTTCGATCCGCATCCTGCTGGCCCTGTTGCTGACGTCGGCATCACTCGCCTTGTTGGCGGCCCTCTTCGCCGCCCTGGTGGACCGACAGCCCCACGCGCGTACCGCGGCTGGGGGGAGCCGAGAGGTTCGTGCGCGGGAAGAGGACCGAGGCTGA
- a CDS encoding metallophosphoesterase, producing MRRTIIIGDIHGCFDELLELLEDVDLRPDDLLVSVGDLVDRGPAPGDVVRLFRERPNSVVVMGNHERKHVRGIFSYAQEITRLQLGDHYAETVDWMRTLPYYFENEHVRVVHAAMLSGIPLADQREEILCGSTRGERELAALFQDGHWYDHYTDAKPVVFGHHVTGREPMILDGRIFGLDTGACHGWNLTALCLPGFTVHSVTARADHWSIAKRQWQLPVLKTKPWHDSTWLELAQAIERFSSGPDTATHRWLAALQEWAADLRSAFPTLVATAHRVADELTTDGLRRHPAAKVLFQARNGRLDRTSLARQCPTPRRTIDLAAALGLVLDELPD from the coding sequence ATGCGGCGCACGATCATCATCGGTGACATCCACGGCTGCTTCGACGAGTTGCTCGAACTGCTCGAGGACGTCGACCTCCGACCGGACGACCTGCTGGTCAGCGTCGGTGATCTGGTCGACCGCGGTCCAGCGCCCGGTGATGTGGTCAGGCTCTTCCGCGAGCGCCCGAACTCGGTCGTGGTCATGGGCAATCACGAGCGGAAGCATGTGCGCGGGATCTTCTCCTACGCACAAGAGATCACGCGCTTGCAGCTTGGCGACCACTACGCCGAAACGGTCGACTGGATGCGGACGCTGCCGTACTACTTCGAGAACGAGCATGTCCGTGTCGTCCACGCCGCGATGCTGTCCGGAATTCCGCTGGCCGACCAGAGGGAGGAAATCCTCTGTGGCTCGACGAGGGGCGAACGAGAGCTCGCGGCGCTGTTCCAGGACGGCCACTGGTACGACCACTACACCGATGCCAAGCCAGTGGTGTTCGGCCATCACGTAACCGGCCGGGAACCGATGATTCTCGACGGCAGGATCTTCGGCCTCGACACCGGTGCCTGCCACGGCTGGAACCTGACCGCACTGTGTCTCCCAGGATTCACGGTCCACTCGGTAACGGCGCGTGCGGACCACTGGTCGATCGCCAAGCGACAGTGGCAGTTGCCCGTCCTGAAGACCAAGCCGTGGCATGACTCCACCTGGCTGGAGCTGGCTCAGGCGATAGAGCGGTTCTCCTCGGGGCCTGACACCGCCACACACAGGTGGCTGGCGGCGCTCCAGGAGTGGGCCGCCGATCTGCGGTCGGCATTCCCCACCTTGGTCGCCACAGCGCACCGAGTCGCCGACGAGCTCACCACGGACGGACTACGCCGGCATCCTGCTGCGAAGGTTCTCTTCCAGGCCCGCAACGGCCGCCTCGACCGGACCAGCCTGGCCAGGCAGTGCCCAACACCGCGCCGAACGATCGACCTGGCAGCCGCGTTGGGGCTGGTACTGGACGAGCTGCCCGACTGA
- a CDS encoding alkaline phosphatase D family protein, translating to MAHGDPRNGTGPVPRNGTSHARRDVLRGTLGAGAALSLPLLASAAPAQALRGRPSADWGVQAGDVTTSSGLVWVRADRRARMVVETAATEAFRNPKRWGGPVVGPGTDFTGRMPVHGLPPGEQIHYRVTLEDPEDPRRTGEPVYGTFRTAPERRRGVRFLWSGDLAGQGWGINPDRGGYPIFEEMRRLDPDFFLNSGDTIYADSPIVEKVDLPDGGTWRNVVTEEKSKVAETLAEFRGNFRYNLLDEKLRRFNAQIPWIVQWDDHEVLNNWYPGEILDDERYTVKDVDTLAARSLRAFSEYFPVSTLPPKDEDGRVYRVVRHGPLLDVFVLDMRAYRNANSPGRQPDDAQGILGARQLAWLKRELSRSRAVWKVIASDMPLGLVVPDGKTDVEAVAQGDPGAPLGRELQIAELLRHIKHRKITGTVWFTTDVHHTCAQRYDPEKAAFKDFAPFWEFVSGPMNAGGFAALKLDRTFGPDQKFIKAPTRANTPPTEGGQYFGQVDIDGGTGELTVRLREEGGAVLFTQVLKPGRVGQ from the coding sequence ATGGCACATGGCGATCCGAGGAACGGCACCGGTCCCGTTCCGAGGAACGGCACCAGTCACGCACGGCGCGACGTGCTGCGCGGCACCCTCGGCGCCGGCGCCGCGCTGTCGCTGCCGCTGCTGGCCTCGGCGGCACCCGCGCAGGCCCTGCGCGGACGGCCGTCGGCCGACTGGGGTGTCCAGGCGGGAGATGTGACCACCTCCTCCGGGCTGGTGTGGGTGCGCGCGGACCGCAGGGCCCGGATGGTGGTGGAGACGGCGGCGACCGAGGCGTTCCGCAATCCGAAGCGCTGGGGCGGCCCGGTGGTCGGGCCGGGGACCGACTTCACCGGACGCATGCCCGTGCACGGCCTGCCGCCCGGCGAGCAGATCCACTACCGGGTGACCCTGGAAGACCCGGAGGACCCCAGACGCACCGGTGAACCTGTCTACGGCACCTTCCGTACGGCCCCCGAGCGGCGGCGCGGAGTGCGCTTCCTGTGGTCGGGCGACCTGGCGGGGCAGGGCTGGGGCATCAACCCGGACCGGGGCGGCTATCCGATCTTCGAGGAGATGCGGCGCCTGGACCCGGACTTCTTCCTCAACAGCGGCGACACCATCTACGCCGACTCCCCCATCGTCGAGAAGGTCGACCTGCCGGACGGCGGGACGTGGCGCAACGTCGTCACCGAGGAGAAGTCCAAGGTCGCCGAGACGCTGGCGGAGTTCCGCGGCAACTTCCGCTACAACCTGCTGGATGAGAAGCTGCGCCGCTTCAACGCGCAGATCCCGTGGATCGTGCAGTGGGACGACCACGAGGTGCTCAACAACTGGTATCCGGGCGAGATCCTGGATGACGAGCGGTACACGGTCAAGGACGTGGACACCCTCGCGGCGCGCTCGCTGCGGGCGTTCAGCGAGTACTTCCCGGTGAGCACGCTGCCGCCGAAGGACGAGGACGGCAGGGTCTACCGCGTGGTGCGGCACGGCCCGCTGCTGGACGTCTTCGTGCTGGACATGCGCGCCTACCGCAACGCCAACTCGCCGGGACGCCAGCCCGACGACGCGCAAGGCATCCTGGGCGCGCGGCAGCTGGCCTGGCTCAAGCGGGAGCTGTCGCGCTCGCGCGCGGTGTGGAAGGTGATCGCCTCGGACATGCCGCTGGGGCTCGTCGTCCCCGACGGGAAGACGGACGTGGAGGCGGTCGCCCAGGGCGACCCGGGCGCGCCGCTGGGGCGTGAACTCCAGATCGCGGAGCTGCTGCGCCACATCAAGCACCGCAAGATCACCGGCACGGTGTGGTTCACCACGGATGTGCACCACACCTGTGCTCAGCGCTACGACCCGGAGAAGGCCGCCTTCAAGGACTTCGCGCCGTTCTGGGAGTTCGTGTCGGGGCCGATGAACGCGGGCGGCTTCGCCGCGCTCAAGCTGGACCGCACCTTCGGACCCGACCAGAAGTTCATCAAGGCGCCGACCCGCGCGAACACCCCGCCGACCGAGGGCGGCCAGTACTTCGGCCAGGTCGATATCGACGGCGGCACCGGCGAGCTGACGGTGCGGCTGCGCGAGGAGGGCGGGGCGGTGCTGTTCACGCAGGTGCTGAAGCCCGGCAGGGTGGGTCAGTGA
- a CDS encoding alpha/beta fold hydrolase has translation MPTVFTPQTPASVSTSVVRVRPPARPAFDVAYERRGSGEPVLLLHGIGHHWQAWEPVLTVLTARYDVIAVDLPGFGASPALPEGVSYGVESIVPLLAETCAALGVERPHVVGNSLGGLLALEMGLHGHARSVTALSPAGFWNGAERRYAFGVLQGMRVGARALPSPVVGLLARSAAGRAALTSTIYARPGRRSPDAVVAETRALARATGFTPVLAEGQRPGSTFREDITDVPVTIGWGDRDRILLRRQGVRAKRVIPGARLVRLRGCGHVPMNDDPAAVARIVLDTARLGSL, from the coding sequence ATGCCCACCGTCTTCACTCCGCAGACCCCCGCGTCCGTCTCCACCTCCGTCGTCCGCGTCAGGCCGCCCGCCCGGCCCGCCTTCGACGTGGCGTACGAGCGGCGCGGCAGCGGCGAGCCGGTGCTGCTGCTGCACGGCATAGGCCACCACTGGCAGGCGTGGGAGCCGGTGTTGACCGTACTGACCGCGCGGTACGACGTCATCGCCGTCGACCTGCCCGGCTTCGGCGCCTCACCCGCGCTGCCCGAGGGAGTCTCCTACGGGGTGGAGAGCATCGTGCCGTTGCTGGCGGAGACCTGCGCGGCACTGGGGGTCGAGCGCCCGCACGTGGTCGGCAACTCGCTGGGCGGGCTGCTGGCGCTGGAGATGGGGCTGCACGGGCACGCCCGTTCGGTCACCGCGCTGTCCCCGGCCGGATTCTGGAACGGGGCCGAGCGCCGCTACGCCTTCGGGGTGCTACAGGGCATGCGCGTCGGCGCTCGGGCGCTGCCCTCCCCCGTCGTCGGGCTGCTGGCCCGCAGTGCGGCCGGGCGGGCCGCACTGACCAGCACCATCTACGCGCGCCCCGGGCGTCGTTCCCCCGACGCCGTGGTCGCCGAGACCCGGGCGCTGGCGCGGGCCACCGGCTTCACGCCGGTGCTGGCCGAGGGGCAGCGGCCCGGCTCGACGTTCCGCGAGGACATCACCGACGTGCCGGTGACCATTGGCTGGGGCGACCGCGACCGGATCCTGCTCCGGCGTCAGGGAGTGCGCGCGAAGCGGGTCATCCCGGGCGCCCGGCTGGTACGACTGCGCGGCTGCGGGCACGTGCCGATGAACGACGACCCGGCAGCGGTCGCGCGGATCGTCCTGGACACGGCACGGCTCGGGAGCCTCTGA
- the sigJ gene encoding RNA polymerase sigma factor SigJ, which produces MSADGGVSPDGTEIFEEHRPVLLGVAYRMLGRVADAEDVVQEAWLRWSAADREQVREPRGYLVRVTTRLAIDRLRQLRARREAYVGTWLPEPLVTDLAPGAARDEREGAERVVLAESVSLAVMVVLESLSPLERAVFVLREAFGFPYAQIAETLERGEPAVRQMASRARRHVEERRTRFDVDPKQQRDLTERFLKASVEGDLEGLLSLLAPDARLVSDSAGKAKAPRRVIVGADKVARFLAAIGPQGGDGVFGFRFLELNGGQALLATYDEAPDTVFAADVADGRIQSLYLIRNPDKLAHLTGQGN; this is translated from the coding sequence GTGAGTGCAGACGGCGGCGTGAGTCCTGACGGGACCGAGATCTTCGAGGAGCACCGCCCGGTGCTCCTCGGCGTGGCCTACCGCATGCTCGGCCGTGTGGCCGACGCCGAGGACGTGGTGCAAGAAGCGTGGCTGCGCTGGTCGGCGGCCGACCGCGAGCAGGTGCGCGAGCCGCGCGGCTATCTCGTACGCGTCACCACCCGCCTCGCCATCGACCGCCTGCGCCAGCTGCGCGCCAGGCGCGAGGCGTACGTCGGCACCTGGCTCCCCGAGCCCCTGGTCACCGACCTGGCCCCGGGTGCCGCGCGGGACGAGCGGGAGGGCGCGGAGCGCGTGGTGCTGGCCGAGTCCGTCTCGCTGGCCGTGATGGTGGTGCTGGAGTCCCTCTCACCGCTGGAGCGCGCGGTGTTCGTGCTGCGCGAGGCGTTCGGCTTCCCCTACGCGCAGATCGCGGAGACGCTGGAGCGCGGCGAGCCCGCCGTGCGGCAGATGGCGTCGCGGGCGCGGCGCCATGTGGAGGAGCGCAGGACCCGCTTCGACGTCGACCCCAAGCAGCAGCGGGACCTGACGGAGCGGTTCTTGAAGGCATCCGTCGAAGGCGACCTCGAGGGTCTGCTCTCCCTGCTGGCGCCGGACGCCCGCCTGGTGTCCGACAGCGCGGGCAAGGCCAAGGCGCCCCGCCGGGTCATCGTGGGCGCGGACAAGGTGGCCCGCTTCCTGGCCGCCATCGGCCCCCAGGGCGGGGACGGCGTGTTCGGCTTCCGGTTCCTGGAACTCAACGGCGGTCAGGCGCTGCTGGCCACCTACGACGAAGCGCCCGACACGGTCTTCGCCGCCGATGTGGCCGACGGCCGCATCCAGTCCCTCTACCTGATCAGAAACCCGGACAAGCTGGCGCACCTCACCGGTCAGGGAAACTGA
- a CDS encoding SDR family oxidoreductase: protein MPRPVTPSARQRVTVITGGSRGIGAATALRLAKDGHHVGIGYERDAEAAERTADAVREAGGAAVTVCADTSDEHAVDDLFDSVREALGPVTGLVNNAAVSGPLGRFTETSPEVMRRVVNVNVVGALLCARRALREMSTVHGGLGGSIVNISSSAATLGSPGEYVHYAASKAAVDAMTVGLAKEFTGEGVRVNCVQPGSVLTEMHARMGDPDRAWKKAEITPARRPGEPEEIADAVAWLLSDEASYTSGAVLRVAGGL from the coding sequence ATGCCCCGCCCCGTCACCCCCTCCGCCCGGCAGCGCGTCACCGTCATCACCGGCGGCAGCCGCGGCATCGGCGCCGCCACGGCGCTGCGGCTCGCCAAGGACGGCCACCATGTGGGGATCGGCTACGAGCGGGATGCGGAGGCGGCCGAGCGCACGGCGGACGCGGTGCGCGAGGCGGGCGGCGCCGCGGTGACCGTGTGCGCGGACACCAGCGACGAGCACGCGGTCGACGACCTGTTCGACTCGGTCCGGGAAGCACTCGGGCCCGTCACCGGCCTGGTCAACAACGCGGCCGTCTCCGGGCCGCTCGGCCGCTTCACCGAGACCTCGCCGGAGGTGATGCGGCGCGTGGTGAACGTCAATGTGGTGGGCGCGCTGCTGTGCGCCCGGCGCGCCCTGCGGGAGATGTCCACGGTGCACGGCGGGCTCGGCGGCTCCATCGTCAACATCTCCTCGTCCGCCGCGACCCTCGGCTCCCCTGGCGAGTACGTGCACTACGCCGCGTCCAAGGCCGCCGTCGACGCCATGACGGTGGGCCTGGCCAAGGAGTTCACCGGAGAGGGCGTGCGCGTCAACTGCGTCCAGCCCGGTTCCGTACTGACCGAGATGCACGCGCGGATGGGGGACCCGGACCGGGCGTGGAAGAAGGCGGAGATCACCCCGGCACGGCGGCCCGGCGAGCCGGAGGAGATCGCTGACGCGGTCGCCTGGCTGCTCTCGGACGAGGCGTCCTACACCTCCGGCGCGGTGCTGAGGGTCGCCGGAGGGCTGTAG
- a CDS encoding GntR family transcriptional regulator, whose protein sequence is MGTTQLETVPEPKYWHLKTVLSDALDSEFAVGEILPNERELAARFGVARATLRQALEQLELEGRLQRRRGVGTTVAPPRVGVGVGPEGGPHVWPGAPGDAWHTEDHEETEPPAPVARLLGTGGESVHAVRRSRTTSGQPVATEVLYVPAAVVSPPPADQDGLSSAAGAARARAVLRELHRLPLAGQDRTVELGSARADDARRLDRLPGAPVLVVTTRYLTDSGTSAVAVSTFRADTCRLSFSDSDAVSLLAG, encoded by the coding sequence GTGGGGACCACGCAACTGGAGACGGTGCCGGAGCCGAAGTACTGGCACCTGAAGACCGTGCTGTCGGACGCGCTCGACTCCGAGTTCGCGGTCGGCGAGATCCTTCCGAACGAGCGCGAGCTGGCGGCCCGCTTCGGCGTGGCCCGCGCCACGCTCCGCCAGGCTCTCGAACAGCTGGAGCTGGAGGGCCGTCTCCAGCGCCGCCGCGGAGTGGGCACCACGGTCGCCCCGCCGCGCGTCGGCGTCGGCGTCGGTCCCGAAGGCGGCCCCCACGTGTGGCCCGGCGCGCCCGGCGACGCCTGGCACACCGAGGACCACGAGGAGACGGAGCCCCCCGCCCCGGTCGCCCGGCTGCTGGGCACCGGCGGCGAGAGCGTCCACGCCGTGCGCCGCAGCCGCACGACCAGCGGCCAGCCGGTGGCCACCGAGGTGCTCTACGTCCCCGCCGCCGTGGTGTCCCCGCCTCCCGCCGACCAGGACGGACTCAGCTCCGCCGCCGGTGCCGCGCGTGCCCGCGCCGTCCTGCGCGAGCTCCATCGGCTCCCGCTGGCCGGGCAGGACCGCACGGTGGAGCTGGGCTCGGCCCGCGCCGACGACGCGCGCAGGCTGGACCGGCTGCCCGGCGCCCCCGTCCTCGTCGTCACCACCCGCTACCTCACCGACAGCGGCACCTCGGCGGTGGCGGTCTCCACCTTCCGCGCCGACACCTGCCGGCTGTCCTTCAGCGACTCGGACGCCGTCTCGCTGCTCGCCGGCTGA